Proteins found in one Enterococcus sp. 9D6_DIV0238 genomic segment:
- a CDS encoding ABC transporter ATP-binding protein, with protein sequence MIEIKNVSKRYGEKIVVSEVQLPITEQKLTAFIGPNGAGKSTLLSMMSRLIPKDTGEIYLDHNEVKTWKQSELSKKLSILKQTNGINLKITVRELVNFGRFPYSKGRLKKEDHEKVEEAMKNLGLLDLADELIDTLSGGQLQRVYIAMVLAQDTDYILLDEPLNNLDMNFAVQMMQTLRRLVDEFGKTVVIVLHDINFAASYADEIVAMKDGRLFTHGTTDEVIQSETLNKLYDMNIRICEIEGKRFCMYFS encoded by the coding sequence ATGATCGAAATCAAAAATGTGTCAAAAAGATATGGTGAAAAGATTGTTGTCTCAGAGGTTCAGTTGCCGATCACAGAACAAAAACTGACCGCTTTTATTGGACCAAATGGAGCTGGAAAAAGTACTTTACTTTCAATGATGAGCCGCTTGATTCCTAAAGATACTGGTGAAATTTATTTAGATCATAATGAAGTGAAAACGTGGAAGCAAAGTGAATTATCTAAAAAATTATCGATCCTGAAACAAACGAATGGCATCAATTTGAAGATCACAGTCAGAGAATTAGTTAATTTTGGTCGTTTTCCATATAGTAAGGGGCGTCTGAAGAAAGAAGATCATGAAAAAGTCGAAGAAGCCATGAAAAATCTGGGGTTGCTTGATTTGGCAGATGAGTTGATCGATACGTTGTCCGGCGGCCAATTACAGCGTGTCTATATTGCCATGGTTTTAGCACAAGACACAGATTATATTTTGCTGGATGAGCCATTGAACAATTTGGACATGAATTTTGCGGTTCAAATGATGCAGACATTACGTCGCCTAGTAGATGAATTTGGTAAAACAGTGGTCATCGTACTTCATGATATCAATTTTGCCGCTAGCTATGCAGATGAAATCGTAGCCATGAAAGACGGTCGCTTATTCACTCACGGCACGACGGATGAAGTGATCCAGTCTGAAACGTTGAACAAACTTTATGATATGAATATCCGAATATGCGAAATCGAAGGCAAACGCTTTTGCATGTATTTTAGCTAG
- a CDS encoding siderophore ABC transporter substrate-binding protein — protein sequence MKKKFLAVVAVSMIALLTLGACGNSNNNATDGSAAKESNTEETTITVEDSNGSVEVPKNPKKVVVFDNGSLDTLDALGVGDTVVGAPTKNLPEYLADYKKVESAGGIKEPDLEKINQLKPDLIIISGRQQDFQDKLEKIAPTIYLAVDAKDTWNSTKKNIETLAEIFDKKEEAKTKIADLEKEIADVKEEAEASDKKALVVLVNEGQLSAYGTGSRFGIVHDTFGFKQADDTIEASTHGQSVSYEYVLEKNPDILFVVDRTKAIGGDDTNDNVADNELVKQTNARKNDKVVSLQPDVWYLSGGGLESTRLMIEDVAKALK from the coding sequence ATGAAGAAGAAATTTTTAGCAGTTGTAGCCGTATCAATGATCGCCTTACTAACGTTAGGTGCTTGCGGAAATAGTAATAACAATGCGACAGATGGTTCAGCAGCAAAAGAATCAAATACAGAAGAAACGACGATTACGGTAGAAGATTCAAATGGTTCTGTTGAAGTACCGAAAAATCCTAAAAAGGTCGTTGTTTTTGATAATGGTTCATTAGACACACTTGATGCTTTAGGTGTTGGCGATACAGTTGTCGGAGCACCGACCAAAAACTTACCAGAATATTTAGCTGACTATAAAAAAGTCGAATCAGCTGGCGGGATCAAAGAACCAGATTTAGAAAAGATCAATCAATTAAAACCAGATTTGATCATCATTTCTGGTCGTCAACAAGATTTCCAAGATAAGCTTGAAAAAATTGCGCCAACTATCTATTTAGCAGTAGATGCGAAAGACACATGGAATTCTACTAAGAAAAATATTGAAACACTTGCTGAGATTTTTGATAAGAAAGAGGAAGCGAAAACAAAAATCGCTGATTTAGAAAAAGAAATCGCTGATGTAAAAGAAGAAGCCGAAGCAAGTGATAAAAAAGCATTAGTTGTTTTAGTAAATGAAGGGCAACTATCTGCCTATGGTACAGGTTCTCGTTTTGGCATCGTGCATGATACATTTGGTTTCAAGCAAGCAGATGATACGATCGAAGCCTCTACTCATGGTCAAAGTGTCTCTTATGAATATGTCTTAGAAAAAAATCCGGATATTTTATTTGTAGTTGATCGTACGAAAGCAATTGGCGGAGATGATACAAATGATAATGTAGCGGATAATGAACTAGTAAAACAAACAAATGCTAGGAAAAATGATAAAGTCGTTTCATTGCAGCCGGATGTTTGGTATTTAAGCGGCGGCGGACTTGAATCTACTCGTTTGATGATTGAAGATGTTGCAAAAGCATTGAAATAA
- a CDS encoding MucBP domain-containing protein: MKKKNCITKLLLALLLTPVLLNAHFVFAEEGTDTQQDQSAIDETLMADEEKIPETPVNTTEENILETTPSGSAEQLLEPEAILSDSENTFTENSAADETNTEVTVIISLEDQRSGTTQNISFSGSVNTTQVFSLPVTVAADDIVTSSSDMAVPIIDASGQFSVQVTFPASATGIHSLSIVISKPVTITFGSVNIKHLDDFGNLLTQFDLFVAGFVGDSYNTMPITVPGYFLTATPENATGTITAAPQTVIYQYDRVQTTVNIVCVDENGTTLGTPVSQPGKFNDSFTIDAPAIAGYEFLGFSLSATQTTATSIEGIYGLEDQYFTATYRKITSTTDPSEGITTTVPGTLPEVKTTQTSSRKKDNASSPSVIQVTTNKQMNTLLPPLIQKKSYTQAQLPKTGERKMSNSLTVIGFGLLGVFYFTKKKRENEFTI, from the coding sequence TTGAAAAAGAAGAACTGTATTACTAAATTACTTTTAGCATTGTTGCTAACACCTGTTTTGCTGAATGCACATTTTGTTTTTGCTGAAGAAGGAACAGACACACAGCAAGACCAATCAGCCATTGACGAAACTCTTATGGCTGATGAAGAAAAAATACCAGAAACGCCTGTGAATACTACTGAAGAAAACATTTTAGAGACAACACCAAGCGGATCGGCCGAACAATTGCTTGAACCGGAAGCTATCCTTTCTGATTCAGAAAATACTTTTACAGAAAATTCGGCTGCAGATGAAACGAATACTGAAGTGACTGTAATTATTTCTTTAGAAGATCAACGATCCGGCACTACACAAAACATTTCTTTCAGCGGCTCAGTCAATACTACTCAAGTTTTCTCATTGCCCGTGACTGTGGCAGCAGATGATATTGTGACTAGCTCATCTGATATGGCAGTTCCTATCATCGATGCTTCTGGTCAGTTCAGTGTTCAAGTGACGTTTCCGGCTTCTGCGACAGGGATCCATTCATTGTCCATTGTGATCAGCAAACCTGTCACGATAACTTTTGGGAGTGTCAACATCAAACATCTTGATGATTTTGGCAATTTGCTCACTCAATTTGATCTTTTTGTTGCTGGATTTGTTGGCGATAGCTACAACACGATGCCGATCACAGTTCCAGGTTATTTTTTAACTGCTACACCAGAAAATGCAACGGGTACGATCACGGCGGCTCCACAAACTGTTATCTATCAATATGATCGTGTTCAGACGACTGTAAATATCGTTTGTGTAGATGAAAACGGTACGACCTTAGGAACGCCTGTTTCACAACCTGGGAAATTTAACGATTCTTTTACTATTGATGCACCGGCAATTGCTGGCTATGAATTTCTAGGCTTCTCTTTGTCTGCTACACAAACAACAGCAACTTCTATCGAAGGGATCTATGGTTTAGAAGATCAATATTTCACAGCAACTTATAGAAAGATCACCAGCACTACAGATCCTTCAGAAGGTATAACTACTACCGTACCTGGCACTCTTCCTGAAGTGAAAACTACGCAAACAAGTAGTCGGAAAAAGGACAATGCATCTTCGCCAAGCGTTATCCAAGTAACAACAAATAAACAAATGAATACACTCTTACCACCTCTAATTCAGAAAAAGAGCTACACACAGGCACAGCTACCTAAAACAGGTGAAAGGAAGATGTCAAACTCATTGACTGTAATTGGTTTTGGTTTACTTGGTGTTTTTTATTTTACAAAGAAAAAGAGAGAAAATGAATTTACTATTTAA
- a CDS encoding peptide ABC transporter substrate-binding protein, translating to MKKKLLIASAVFASLLLTACGGNDKKETTKTETEGLATTQKIEISSPAPLSTLDTTQTMDKNTFTIVQHLFEGLYRFEDDSTPIPGLAEKVDISEDGLTYKFTLKDNIKWSNGEPITAQDFLYSWKKLVTPETIGPNAYLLDNVKNSKAIRNGEKSVEEMGISAPNDKEFVVELEQAQPSFLTVVSIGWLAPQNKEYVEKQGKEYAQDSDHLIYSGPFILTDWDASSDTWTLKKNPEYYEADKVSLEEIKVNTIKEENTGINLYQSGELDLTRISGQYVAQYQDDAGYVTHSDVANYFLDFNKQEGTAPANVHLRKAIAQAIDKEALAKSVLNDGSKPLNGLIPRNLYKNPDTSKDFREFSGDHLVYDVEKAQEEWKKAQADLGDKVKLSILVSDDDNGKKLSEYVQSQLQENLKGLEITINAQPKNNVLESRKNKKYELSLSGWIAGSSDLDSYFNLYDGTSSYNYGGYENKDYDKLVTEAKTTHANDPEKQFDDYKNAEDILLDQDAAQVPLYQSASNYLINPKIKGISYHLYGDYFNLRTAFLEE from the coding sequence ATGAAAAAGAAATTACTTATCGCAAGTGCGGTATTTGCAAGCTTATTACTAACAGCCTGCGGAGGAAATGATAAAAAAGAGACGACTAAAACAGAAACGGAAGGCTTGGCAACAACTCAAAAAATCGAAATCAGTTCACCGGCGCCGTTATCTACATTAGATACGACGCAAACAATGGATAAAAATACCTTTACGATCGTCCAACACTTATTTGAAGGCTTGTATCGCTTTGAAGATGACAGTACACCGATTCCGGGCTTAGCTGAAAAAGTCGATATCAGTGAAGATGGCTTAACATATAAATTTACACTGAAAGACAATATCAAATGGAGCAATGGTGAACCGATCACTGCACAAGATTTTCTTTACTCATGGAAAAAGCTAGTCACACCTGAAACGATCGGACCAAATGCATACTTATTAGATAACGTAAAAAACAGTAAAGCAATCCGCAATGGTGAAAAATCAGTCGAAGAGATGGGGATTTCTGCACCTAATGATAAAGAATTTGTGGTTGAACTGGAACAAGCGCAGCCTTCATTTTTGACCGTTGTTTCAATCGGCTGGCTAGCACCTCAAAATAAAGAATATGTTGAAAAACAAGGAAAAGAGTACGCACAAGACAGCGATCATTTGATCTACAGTGGACCATTTATTTTGACCGATTGGGATGCCTCATCTGATACATGGACTCTGAAAAAAAATCCAGAATATTATGAAGCAGACAAAGTGAGCTTGGAAGAAATCAAAGTCAATACGATCAAAGAAGAAAATACAGGCATCAATTTATATCAATCAGGTGAGTTGGATTTAACTCGTATCAGCGGACAATATGTTGCTCAATATCAAGATGATGCAGGGTATGTGACTCATTCTGATGTAGCAAATTATTTCTTAGATTTCAATAAACAAGAAGGTACTGCGCCGGCAAATGTTCATTTGCGTAAAGCAATTGCTCAGGCAATCGATAAAGAAGCTTTAGCAAAAAGCGTATTAAATGATGGCTCAAAACCGCTAAATGGCTTGATTCCAAGAAATCTTTACAAGAATCCGGATACTTCAAAAGACTTCCGGGAATTTAGTGGGGATCACTTAGTGTATGATGTTGAAAAAGCACAAGAAGAATGGAAAAAAGCACAAGCAGATCTAGGCGATAAAGTGAAATTATCGATTTTAGTATCAGATGATGACAACGGGAAAAAACTCTCTGAGTATGTCCAAAGTCAATTACAGGAAAATTTGAAAGGCTTGGAAATCACGATCAACGCACAGCCTAAGAACAATGTACTTGAATCTAGAAAAAATAAAAAATATGAATTATCTTTATCTGGTTGGATCGCTGGCAGCAGTGATTTAGATTCATATTTTAATCTATATGATGGAACATCTTCATATAATTACGGCGGCTATGAAAATAAAGACTACGACAAACTGGTAACCGAAGCAAAAACAACACATGCGAATGATCCGGAAAAACAATTCGACGACTATAAAAACGCAGAAGATATTCTCTTAGATCAAGATGCAGCACAAGTGCCGCTGTATCAAAGTGCATCAAACTATTTGATCAATCCTAAAATCAAAGGAATCAGTTATCATTTATACGGGGATTATTTCAATCTTAGAACAGCCTTTTTAGAAGAGTAA
- the pepT gene encoding peptidase T — translation MENLLDRFIRYVKVNTRSDAASQRVPTTLGQVELARVIEKELIEIGLSDIHYNDKNGFLTAVLPATITEDVPTIGFIAHLDTADYNAENIQPKIFKEYDGKSVILNEQQSITMEVEEFPNLKEYTGQTLITTDGTTLLGADDKAGIVEILDAVEYLLAHPEIPHGKVLLAFGPDEEIGRGADRFDAANFPAAFAYTVDSGRVGCFEYETFNAAQAVITIEGTSVHPGTAYGTMVNAIKIGEQLDALLPKEEVPEKTRGHEGFYLLTKFNGSIDYAELTYIIRDHDKNLFNQRKEVLLDHVTKLNESFDKKRLNIEFVDQYYNMKEVIEKDMTSVGLAVTAMENLGIEPDIQPFRGGTDGSKISFMGIPTPNLFTGGENFHGQYEFITLEAMEKAAKTIVEIIKENTIRRQNEK, via the coding sequence ATGGAGAACTTATTAGATCGTTTTATCCGTTATGTAAAAGTCAATACACGTTCTGATGCAGCAAGTCAAAGAGTACCAACGACTTTGGGACAAGTGGAACTAGCTAGAGTCATCGAAAAAGAATTGATCGAGATCGGTCTTTCTGATATTCATTATAATGATAAAAATGGTTTTCTGACAGCAGTACTGCCAGCTACGATCACCGAAGATGTTCCAACGATCGGTTTTATTGCGCATTTAGATACGGCAGATTACAATGCAGAGAACATCCAGCCAAAGATTTTTAAAGAGTATGATGGAAAATCGGTTATCTTGAATGAACAGCAGTCGATCACTATGGAAGTTGAAGAATTTCCTAATTTAAAAGAATATACTGGTCAGACGTTGATCACAACAGATGGAACGACTTTATTAGGAGCTGATGACAAGGCGGGGATCGTTGAAATTTTAGATGCAGTTGAGTATTTATTAGCTCACCCAGAAATTCCTCACGGAAAAGTACTGCTTGCATTTGGACCGGATGAAGAAATCGGTCGAGGTGCGGACCGTTTTGATGCGGCGAATTTTCCAGCAGCTTTTGCCTATACAGTGGACAGCGGTCGAGTAGGATGTTTTGAATATGAAACCTTCAACGCTGCGCAAGCGGTGATCACGATCGAAGGGACAAGTGTTCATCCAGGGACAGCCTATGGTACGATGGTCAATGCAATTAAAATAGGTGAACAATTGGATGCGTTGTTACCAAAAGAAGAAGTTCCAGAAAAAACACGCGGACATGAAGGATTTTATTTATTGACGAAATTCAACGGTAGTATAGATTATGCTGAATTGACTTACATTATTCGTGACCATGACAAAAACTTATTCAATCAGCGTAAGGAAGTTTTATTGGATCATGTGACTAAACTAAATGAGTCATTTGATAAAAAAAGATTGAATATTGAATTCGTCGATCAATATTACAATATGAAAGAAGTCATCGAAAAAGATATGACTTCGGTAGGATTAGCTGTAACTGCAATGGAAAATTTAGGGATCGAACCAGACATTCAACCTTTCCGAGGCGGTACAGACGGATCAAAAATCTCATTTATGGGCATTCCTACACCTAATCTCTTCACAGGCGGCGAAAATTTTCATGGACAATATGAATTCATCACATTAGAAGCCATGGAAAAAGCAGCCAAAACGATCGTCGAAATCATTAAAGAAAACACGATTCGCAGACAAAATGAAAAATAA